The Deltaproteobacteria bacterium DNA window GCCGCCGGTGGGAAGTCCGTCCGGGTAGCGCGTGGCTCGGATAGTCCGGCATTCCTCCAGAATAGCCGGACCGCCCGCCCGATGGATCGCCCCGTCCACCCCGCCGCCACCCATCAGGGTGCCGTTGGCTGCGTTCACCACCGCGTCCACCGCCTCCTGGGTGATGTCTCCCACCTTGACGGTGACGCGACCGCCGGCGAAGCTCGGAAAGTCCATCACCCCCATACCTGCCGCGCGGTCTCCACCACTCGCTCGAGCTTGCGCTTCTGGTCGTCGGGCGTGATGAGATTGCCCACCACGTCGGAGGAGAAACCGCATTGAGGGCTGATGGCCAACTGTTCCAGCGGCAGGTAGCGGGCGGCGTCATCGATGCGCCGCTTCAGGAAATCCACGCTCTCCAGCTCGGGCACCTTGGTGCTCACCAAGCCCAGCACCACCACCGTTCCCTTGGGGACAAAGCGCAGCGGCTCGAACCCGCCGGCGCGTTCGGTGTCGTACTCCAGCAGCAGCCGGCGGTGCCGCAGGCCGGAGAACAGCCGTTCCGCCACCGCGTCGTAGGAGCCCTCCCGGTGCCACATGCTGCGCTGGTTGCCGCGGCACAGGTGGATGCCCGACACGGCGTCGCCGAAGGCTTCGACGATCCGGTTGTCGGCGGCGATGGAGCGCTCCAGGTTGGCTTCCGGGTCCTCGCCGCGCGCGCGCATGGCCGCCACGGACGGCTCGTCCACGTAGGCCGTGTAGCCGGGCGCGTCGATCTGGACGTAGCGGCAGCCGGCCTCCACCAGGCTCGCCACCATGGCCTTCTCGATGGCCACGACATCGGCGAGGAAGTCGTCCATGGTGGGATAGACGCCGCGCGAGTTCTCGTGGTCGAAGCGCTGGCTGATGCGGTCGGGTCCCACCAGAGCCACCTTGGCCGGCGTACCGGTCGCGGCACCGAGGAAGCGGTATTCCTCGAGCGGCAGGTTCCGCGCCAGGCGCAGGCGTTCCACCGCCGGCAGCCGGTGCCACACCGGCACCTGGGGGTCTACGTCGCGCTGCACGTCCCAGCGCCGCAGCGCCGTCCCGCCATGGGACTGGCGCTCCAGTATCTCCATTCGCGCCGACCCGGAGCGGAATCCGTCCACGCACGCACCGAAACTGTCCTGGAAGTTGAGCCTGCGGAACTCCCCGTCGGTGACCACGCCCAGGCCCGCGCCCTCCTGGAGTGCCACGGCCTCCCGGATGGCCGCGTCCTCGACCTCCCGCAGCCCGTCCGCGTCCAGCTCGCCCGTATCGAAGCGGCGGCGCGCCTGCTTGAGCCCGTCGGGGCGCAGCAGGCTCCCCACCACGTCGGTCCTCATGGTTGCCAGTTCGCTCATCGCGGTCCCTTCTCTCTCCGAGTCGTTGCAGTCCCTTCTCATCGGGATGCTTCCGCTATTTCCCGTCCTCGTCACGTCATTCCCGCCCTCGTCACCTCATTCCCGCCCTCGTCACCTCATCCCCGTCCCTTCACGTCATTCCTGCCCTCTTCACGTCATTCCTGCCCTCTTCATGTCATTCCCGCCCTCTTCATGTCATTCCCGCCCTCTTCATGTCATTCCCGCGGAAGCGGGAATCCAGGCAGGGCGAGGCGGGGCACCACGGTCGTTCCCCCTCCCCGCCCATGGATTCCCGCTTGCGCGGGAATGACGATTCGGGGCGTATCGAAGGCGCCTGAAAAGTGGCAAGAACCCCGTCTGCTCCATGAGCGTGGTGTCTGTCAAGCTCTCGGTCTTGAAGGTGAGAACAGGCTGCGCTCTAATGGCGTGGCCAAGGAGACACGACATGCTACCCATCACAGCCTATGCCGACCGCTACTCGGTAGCGCCCGGCGAGACCATCGCGTTCAAGGTGAGCTCGGCCGCGTCCGAGGACTATGAGGCACGCTTGGTGCGCGTCATCAGCGGCGACCCCAACCCGGACGGCCCCGGCATCCGCGAACAACCCGTGGACGCCGCCTTTGCCGGAGTCTACCCGTCGCGGGTGCAGCCGATCCGCAGCGGCTCATATGCACGGGTCGCCGGCACCGCACCCCTGGACGCGCTCCGCAGCTTCACGGTGACCGCCGTCATCTGGCCCACCCTGCCGGTCCTCGATCACCGGCAGGGTCTTGTGTCGCGGGTCGATGCCGCCACTGGCGCGGGCTTCACCCTGGAGATCGACGAACAGGGTTCCCTCGCGGCCGTCTTGAGCGACGGCACCGCGACCCGCGGCGCCAGTGTCGGCAAGGAACTGCGTACCCGCGCCTGGTACCGGGTCTTCATGAGCTACGATGCGGACAAGGGGGAGCTTGCTCTGGGCCAGCAGGCATTCGCGCCGGCGATGATGGTCGACGACTCGGGCGTGGTCGCCACCTCCGCCGGGTTCGGTGGGAGCTGCGCCGGGAGCGGCGACCTCCTGTTCGCGGCGCGCGCGGGCTCGCCTCCCCACGACCACTACAACGGCAAGCTCGAAGCGCCGCGGGTGCTGGCGGCGGCGCTGGACCCGGATGCGGCGTTCCGCGCGGCGGGAGAGGCTCCGGACTCCCGCGATGCGGTCGTGGCGTCATGGGACTTCTCCCGCCAGATGTCGTCGGCGCGCATCATCGACACCGGCCCGGACGCGATGCACGGCGAGACCGTCAACCTGCCGACCCGCGCCATGAAAGGCTCGCGCTGGACCGGCGAGGAGATGTGCTGGCGCCACGCCCCGGAGCACTACGCCGCAATTCACTTCCACGACGACGACATCTACGACTGCGGCTGGGAGACCGACTTCAGCTTCCGGGTGCCGGAGGACTTCAGGAGCGGCGTCTACGCGGTGCGCCTGCGCGCGGGTGACGACGAGGACATGGTGCCCTTCTTCGTGCGCGCCGCTCCGGGACGGCCCCAGTCGAGCGCCTGCGTGCTCATCCCCGCCTTCACCTACATCGTCTATGCCAACTCCGTCCGCGACAGGGCCAACGACGCCTACCGCGAGCACGTGGCGCGCTGGGGGGCGAGCCCCTGGACGCCGGACGAGCATCCCGAGTACGGCATCTCCACCTACAACTACCACTCCGACGGCAGCGGGGTTAGCTATTCGTCGCGGCTCCGTCCCATCCTGAACCAGCGCTCCGGCTACTTGTCCTACGCGGTTCCCGAAGCCGGTTCCGGCCTGCGCCACTTCCCCGCCGACACCCACCTGCTGGCGTGGCTGGAGGCGCTGGGCCACGATTTCGACGTCATCACCGACGAGGACCTCGACGCCGACGGCGTCGGCGCCATCGCGCCGTACAAGGTGGTGATGACGACCACGCACCCCGAGTACCAGACACCGCGCTCGCTCGACGCCCTCACGGACTACACCGGGCAGGGCGGGCGGCTGATGTACCTGGGCGGCAACGGTTTCTACTGGCGCGTCGCGGTCAGTCCGGAGTTCCCCGGCGCGGTGGAGATCCGCCGGGGCGAGTCCGGGATCCGCGCCTGGGCGGCGGAGCCCGGGGAGTACTACAACGCCTTCGACGGCTGCTACGGCGGACTGTGGCGGAGCAGCGGCCGCGCCCCCCAACGCCTGGCGGGAGTGGGGTTCATATCACAGGGCGACTTTCGCGGCACCAGTTACCGGCGCCTGCCCGCTTCCCACGATTCCCGCGCCGCCTGGATCTTCGAGGGTATCGGGGACGAGGTCCTCGGCGACTTCGGACTGAGCGGCGGGGGCGCGGCCGGCTTCGAGCTCGACCGGCTGGACACGAACCTGGGTTCTCCGCCCCACGCCCTCGTGCTCGCCTGCTCGGCGGAGCCGGACGACAGCTTCACGCTGGTCCCGGAGGAGATCGTGGCCCTTTACCGCAGACGTCCCCACCTTGTGCGGGACCTCCTCCGCGCCGAGATCGTGTTCTTCGAGACCCCCAACGGCGGCGCGGTGTTCTCGGTGGGCTCCATCACGTTCTGCGGCAGCCTCCCCCACAA harbors:
- a CDS encoding methionine synthase; translation: MSELATMRTDVVGSLLRPDGLKQARRRFDTGELDADGLREVEDAAIREAVALQEGAGLGVVTDGEFRRLNFQDSFGACVDGFRSGSARMEILERQSHGGTALRRWDVQRDVDPQVPVWHRLPAVERLRLARNLPLEEYRFLGAATGTPAKVALVGPDRISQRFDHENSRGVYPTMDDFLADVVAIEKAMVASLVEAGCRYVQIDAPGYTAYVDEPSVAAMRARGEDPEANLERSIAADNRIVEAFGDAVSGIHLCRGNQRSMWHREGSYDAVAERLFSGLRHRRLLLEYDTERAGGFEPLRFVPKGTVVVLGLVSTKVPELESVDFLKRRIDDAARYLPLEQLAISPQCGFSSDVVGNLITPDDQKRKLERVVETARQVWG
- a CDS encoding N,N-dimethylformamidase large subunit yields the protein MLPITAYADRYSVAPGETIAFKVSSAASEDYEARLVRVISGDPNPDGPGIREQPVDAAFAGVYPSRVQPIRSGSYARVAGTAPLDALRSFTVTAVIWPTLPVLDHRQGLVSRVDAATGAGFTLEIDEQGSLAAVLSDGTATRGASVGKELRTRAWYRVFMSYDADKGELALGQQAFAPAMMVDDSGVVATSAGFGGSCAGSGDLLFAARAGSPPHDHYNGKLEAPRVLAAALDPDAAFRAAGEAPDSRDAVVASWDFSRQMSSARIIDTGPDAMHGETVNLPTRAMKGSRWTGEEMCWRHAPEHYAAIHFHDDDIYDCGWETDFSFRVPEDFRSGVYAVRLRAGDDEDMVPFFVRAAPGRPQSSACVLIPAFTYIVYANSVRDRANDAYREHVARWGASPWTPDEHPEYGISTYNYHSDGSGVSYSSRLRPILNQRSGYLSYAVPEAGSGLRHFPADTHLLAWLEALGHDFDVITDEDLDADGVGAIAPYKVVMTTTHPEYQTPRSLDALTDYTGQGGRLMYLGGNGFYWRVAVSPEFPGAVEIRRGESGIRAWAAEPGEYYNAFDGCYGGLWRSSGRAPQRLAGVGFISQGDFRGTSYRRLPASHDSRAAWIFEGIGDEVLGDFGLSGGGAAGFELDRLDTNLGSPPHALVLACSAEPDDSFTLVPEEIVALYRRRPHLVRDLLRAEIVFFETPNGGAVFSVGSITFCGSLPHNDFDNNISRMVDNVLRRFRSE